One window of Triticum dicoccoides isolate Atlit2015 ecotype Zavitan chromosome 5A, WEW_v2.0, whole genome shotgun sequence genomic DNA carries:
- the LOC119296917 gene encoding BTB/POZ and MATH domain-containing protein 2-like: protein MEGSQSSIVRVPARCTAETQTSRATVAFEIAGYSLHKGLGRGKYLRSPAFSVGGYEWCIRYYPDGSPDEASEGYVSVFLKLLTKNAEVRATYNLMLVEPVKGQSTVVPSSEEPQVFDRERPSWGLRRFMKTTAEVEWANLWNDCLVIECEVTVIKETFDVHVPPSDLSDNLATLLEGKKGADVTFKVQGEVFSAHKILLAMRSPVFEAEFYGPLGNKGAQNGHDWLADKNWQANIWHFQQVTALKLAKILLVLRGWLGANQLLDKILVCLPIGNPNFGSKPSSLDITIDDMQPAVFSAFLHFIYTDSMPSMRDLEDDDKIEMVKHLLVAADKYGMERMKRICEGMLCKSLDVETVAAILALADQHHCSNLKDACIEFMLSSNRMNDVMASQGYAHLKRYSPDVIVDVFERAARSCKI, encoded by the coding sequence ATGGAAGGTTCGCAGAGTTCAATAGTGAGGGTGCCGGCGAGGTGCACAGCAGAGACGCAAACGTCGCGGGCCACGGTTGCGTTCGAGATCGCTGGCTACAGCCTTCACAAGGGCCTCGGTAGAGGCAAATACCTCCGTTCTCCGGCATTCTCCGTCGGCGGCTACGAATGGTGCATCCGCTACTACCCCGACGGAAGCCCAGACGAGGCGAGCGAAGGTTACGTCTCTGTCTTCCTCAAGCTCTTGACCAAGAACGCCGAGGTGAGGGCGACCTACAATTTGATGCTTGTGGAGCCGGTTAAGGGGCAGTCGACTGTGGTGCCCTCCTCCGAAGAGCCACAAGTGTTCGACCGTGAAAGGCCATCCTGGGGCTTGCGGAGGTTCATGAAGACCACTGCTGAAGTAGAGTGGGCGAACCTGTGGAACGATTGTCTCGTGATCGAGTGTGAGGTCACTGTTATCAAGGAAACATTTGATGTCCATGTGCCGCCCTCTGACCTTTCGGATAATCTTGCAACATTGCTAGAGGGGAAGAAAGGAGCGGACGTGACATTTAAGGTTCAAGGGGAGGTATTTTCTGCTCATAAGATTTTGCTTGCGATGCGATCACCGGTCTTCGAAGCAGAGTTCTATGGGCCGCTGGGGAACAAGGGGGCGCAGAACGGGCATGATTGGCTGGCAGACAAAAATTGGCAAGCCAACATTTGGCATTTCCAACAAGTGACAGCTCTAAAACTTGCCAAAATTTTGCTAGTTTTAAGAGGTTGGCTAGGTGCCAACCAATTGCTAGACAAAATTTTGGTTTGCTTACCTATTGGCAACCCAAATTTTGGCAGCAAACCAAGCAGCCTTGACATAACAATTGATGACATGCAGCCTGCTGTTTTCAGCGCATTTCTTCACTTCATCTACACAGATTCAATGCCTTCCATGAGAGATCTTGAGGATGATGACAAAATAGAAATGGTTAAGCACTTACTCGTGGCTGCAGATAAGTATGGGATGGAAAGGATGAAGAGGATATGTGAAGGCATGCTATGCAAGAGTCTTGATGTTGAGACTGTGGCTGCCATATTAGCTCTAGCTGACCAGCACCATTGCAGCAACCTCAAAGATGCTTGCATCGAATTTATGCTCTCTTCGAATAGAATGAATGATGTGATGGCAAGCCAAGGGTATGCACACCTCAAAAGATATTCTCCTGATGTCATTGTAGATGTGTTTGAGAGAGCAGCTAGGTCCTGCAAAATTTAG